A stretch of DNA from Agrobacterium cucumeris:
GCGCAGATAGGTCCAAGCCTGACCGACAATGTTGGCGCTGTCGGTTTCAAGATCGAGCGTCTCATAGGCAGGCAGCGTCGGATCAAGCTGACGCTGGATTTCCCAGACCTGAATGAAGCGCGCCTTGAAGGCAGCAATCATCGCCTCGGCGCTCAATGTCTCGATCGCGTCGGGAACCGGCAGGCGGGAAAGGTCGATAATCTGAAAGCTCATGCGGCCTCCGGCCAAGACGTATTGACGGTTTCGTAGACGGACCAATCGCCGAGGTGGCCACGCGGGAACCAGACGCCCGTCAGAATGAAAATGAAGCGGCCGGTGCGCTTGTATTCGAGCAGCTCGATCTTCTGCAGGCTGAAACCGGGTTCGCCACCATCAGGATCATTGAGCGCGTCGGCAATTGCCCGATAGGCTGCAAGAATGGTTGTGGCATCGGCGTTGCCGTCCTGCAGCTCGCGCAGTACCGAGCCGATATGACGGCGAAGAACACGGCTTCCCAGCCGTGTCGTCAGGCATTTCCTGATCGACTGGACGCAATGGTTCCAGCCGAGCAGCATCTTGCCTGTCCTCGCGTCGATACCGGCCCGCATGGTTTACTCCTTCACAGCCTTGGCTTTGGCTGCAGGCGTGGTTTCGGTTTCACCTGCAGGCGCTTCCGCCTTCTTGCCCGGCTCCTCGATCTCACCCGCGATCAGCGGATAGGCCGCCTGTTCGTCGGTCAATTCGATGGGCTTGCCGACGCCGGGCGAACGGACGCCCGCGACAAAAATTCCGGCTTTGGCGGTGACGGTGAAAGTCTTTTTAGAGGTCATTGAAGGCTCCTTTATTCGTTGGGTTCGTAGGTGTTTTCTCCGCCCCTGCGGATGCCGCCGTGGTTGTGGCTGTCGCCGACATTCTTTTCGTTGTGGCGCAGGCGGGCAGAAAGGGCGTGAATCGTGTCTTCCGAAAGCGTGATGCTGGAGCCGCCATGCGAAAGCTTCAGGCCCTCGGCCGTCATGCGTATCGCGGACCCGGCATAGGTGATTGTCAGCTCTTTCGGCGTCCCGGCCGGGTTCTGTGCGTCGTCGGTGTGGCTGTCGCGGATCGCGAGCGATTGACTGCCGATCTCGCCGTTCGGCGAAAACAGCCGCATCGGATTGCCGATTTCCACGGGCATGTTTGTGCCGGTGGCTCCGGCCGCCTCCTGCACCTGCACCCATGGCGACAGGAACGGTTTGCCGTTGGCACCGACCGCCGCCAGTTCCAGCCGCACGCGGCTGCCGTCGATCTCGGCGACACGGCCGGTCATCTGCGATGCCACGAGGCGGCGATTGAGATCGTCAATATTCTTGTAGATGCCGCGAAACTCGCGGACGATGATATCGGCATCAGACATGACCGGCCTCCGGCGTATCGAGCTGCTCGCCGTTCACCTCGAATTCGGAGATGACGACGCCGTCAGGACCGAACAGCCCGTCGCCGAGCTGCCGGAGCGTCTGGTTCCACTCGACCGACATGACGCCGACGCCGCGCTGTTTCACGGCTGCGGATATGATCGGCTGGATGACGACAGAAGACGGCGCGGTGAGCTTCGTCATGCCCCAGAGCTGCGCCGGGTGAAGAAGCGTGCCAATCGCCTCGGCAATGTTCCAACCGTCTTCCTCGCGCTTGGAGCCTTCGGTGATGACAAAGGCGACCATGTTCAACGCGGCCTCGGCCTGTCCGTTCGGTTGCCATGCAAGCGGGCTGCGCAGGATCGCAAGGCGCACGCCCGGCGCACGGATCATTTCGCGCTCCAGCTCCGACAGATCGAAGCGGCCGAACTGCGCCTCGCACGACTTGATGTTCGGCAGGATGCGCTTGATGTCGGTCAGAACCGATTCACGGAAGGTGATAAGACGGCCGCTCATCGCTGCACCAGTCTGGAAAGCCAGTCCTCTGTGGTTTCCACCATTTCGTTCTGGTTGGCGACGGACATGCCAAGATACGGCCGGGCGGGCATTTCGACCTGTTTGACCACGGCGAAATTGACAAAGCCGCCGGAGACCCACCAGAACTTCAGCGCACTGCCGTTCTTGGGCTTGATGATGCCGCCGAGCTGGTGGATACGGGCATAGACCAGACCGGAGCCGATCATGATGGTGGTGGCGTCGGCGATATAGTCGATCGAGCGGGAAAGAGCGCCTGAAGCAAACAGGATGCTGGTTCCCTGATTGTTGCGAACCCACGGCGTTCCGTCCGGCTCGGTCTTTTCGACCTCGATACGGTGACGTATCTGACCCTGCACGAGACGGCCGATGCCTTCGTTCAATTCGCCGAGCGGCGCGTTCTCAATCCCATCAAGGGTGAGAATCGCCTCCTCGTAACCGACAAGTTCCGTGACGATACCGCTCATGGCAGGCGATCCCGGCCGAACAGACGAGGCCCGGAATAGAATGCAGCACCACTGGAGGACAGGCCGTCATCGGTCGGAACCTTCGGCTCGTCAGAGCCAAGACCCGCCTTGCCATCGGCAACGCGCTTCAGAAGCTCGACGGCCTGCTTGTAGCGGTCCTCGATCGTGGTGGTGAGACTGGTGTGGCGGATCGCCAGATAATAGACGGCAATGTTCACGCAGGGCATGACGAGCGCCTGCGGCGTGCCGGGAATCGGTGTCGCATAACGGGCAGAAAGATGGGTGTCGATTTCGCCGCTGGCCTGTTCGACGGCGCGGGCGATGGCAACCTCGGCGTCCACGTCCTCGCGAATAAGGTCCGCGATGAACTCGGAACCCCACAAATCCTCGATATTGGTGCGACTTGCATATGCCATGGAAGAAACCCGTTGAAGATGCTCCCGCAGCCGGATTGCTGCGGGAGCTGGTCGCGCCGCTTGGGAGGCGGATCAGATAGCGCCGAACGTCCTGAAGGTGTCGAGATCGGTCTCGCTCACGTCGCCGGGCAGGTTCTCACCCGGCGCGTATGTCTTGCCGGGCAGGCGGATTTCCTGTTTGGCCTGCGGGCCGGGCTTGGCGGCGGCCGCAGCAGCTTTCGCCTCCGCCTCCGCTCTGGCCTTCTCGGCCGCCTCAGACTTCGCCTTTTCTTCCGCTTCCGCCTTTGCTTTGGCAGCGGCCTCGGCTTTGGCCTTTTCCTCGGCCTCGGCTTTTTCCCTCGCTTCAGCGTCAGCCTTCGCTTTTGCGTCGGCTTCCGCCTTGGCTTTCGCGGCTGCTTCCGCCTTGGCCTTTTCCTCGGCCTCGGCCTTTTTCTTCGCTTCCGCGTCAGCCTTTGCCTTTGCGTCGGCCTCTGCCTTGGCTTTCGCGGCCGCTTCGGCCTTGGCCTTCTCTTCTTCGGGAGTTCCCATGTCACTGTCTCCGGTCGGGTTGTACGACCGGCCCCGCAGGGCCGATGATGGTTTCAGGGGAGAACGCCGATCAGGCGACGGCGTTCTGGATCAGGTAGCCGACGCTCTTGGCGCAGACGAGTTCGCGGACCTTTTCGCCGACACGGACGCGCTTGCCGCCTTCGAGGCCGATATCCTTGTCCTCGATCGAACCGGCGATGCGCTTGCCGTTGGCAGCGGTGAAGCCCCATGTGATGACAGAGCCATCCGCCTGCTTTTTCGTCGGGTCGATGTAGAGCAGCGAGATCGTCTTGCCCCAGACACGGCTGAGGTTCACCTGCTGACCCTTGCGGGAAAGGTTCACCTGGGCGACACCGATCAGCAGGTTCTTGATGTCGATTTCAAAGAGATCGGCGAACTGCTGCTTGGTGATCGCGCCGTCTTCCGTCAGCCCGCCCTTGACGGCCTTGATCAGCTTCGGATGGCGCTTGATCTTCGACCATGCAGGCTGGCCCATGGTGATTGTGTTCGGGCGATAGACCAGCGTCTTGTCCATGCCCTCATCAATCACGGCATAAGGATCGGAATTGGCGAAGTCGGAAAACTGCTGGTTCCCCGCCAGAACCAGACGGCGGGCAGCATCATAGTTGTTGGGGTCCTGCACCACGGCGGCGGCACGAACCTCGCGGCCGAGCTGGAGAAGATTGGTGAGACCCTCGGTTGCCATCGACTCGGGGTCGATCGTGGACCGCTTTTCGCGCCGTGCCTTCTCGGCCTCCTTGATATCCGAATAGGGAATAGGATCATCAAGGCCGAAATTGCGGACGCTGCTGTCGCGCTCCTCGCCGGTGAACTCAATGCGGCCGGGCTGGCCGGTGCGGCCGACTTCCAGCTCCGGCACGGTGAAGGCTTCGCCGAGCGGGAATTCGGTCCATTTGAAGGTGTCGCCGAGGACATCGACTTCCGGCAGCACGCGATCATAGATCAGCGTGGCGGCCGGATTGCGATATCCGATGGAAATCGCCGTCAGTGTCGGCGAGACCGGAAAGGGTCGATTGGTGGTGTTCACTTAAAGCGTCCTCGAAATTAGGCGGGCGTGGAAAGAACGCCGGGCGCGACCTGATAGGGAATGACATCGTCGGCGGAGCCGTCCGACATCGCGAAGCCGATGATGCGCACCACTGACCCGGCAACCGGCACGGCCTTGACGGCCTTTGCGTTGGCATTGGAGGTCAGCGGGTCACCAAAGGAGATGTTGCCGCCGCAGCGAACCTCGGACCAACCGGCCTGATCGACATCAAGGATGCCTTCAGCCGGAGCGCCGAGCATGGTGGCTGCGCCGACCAGCGGGTCGGTTGGAGCCGCAGCTGCGGCAACCTTGCCTTCGGCCGCAGCCTTGACGATGAGATAGCCGGCGATCGCGGCGAGGCCGACGCGGAAAGACTTGATGAGAATGGGCGTCGTCATTTCGTCTTCGTCTCCTCGACATGGCGGACGGCCTCGGAGATCGAGACGCTGATGCCGAGTGCGGCCTGATCGTCCTGATACTTGCGGGCAAGCGATGCGATCACGACAGGGTCGCGGTCATCCTCGACGGTCCGGGTGTTGACGTTGCGGTTGTCCAGATCGGACGGCGCGCAGATGACCGGCAGGGTCGCGGCAAGAGCCGTGAACCGCTCCAGCCCGCCTTTTTCGGCGCACATGGCACGATAGCCGTCACGGGATGCCGGGGTGATTTTCCCGGCCGCGATCTCGGCATCGAGGGCGGCGTCGATCTCGCGATCGGCGTCCTTTTTCTGGAGCGCGGCAAGTGCCGTGCGGGTCTGGTCCAGATCGGTCTTCAGGGCCGCGACCTCGGCGACAGACGTATTCGACTTGACGGACGCAAGCGCCGTTTCGGTCTCTGTCTGCAGCTTGGTGACGGCGGCTGTGATCGCCTCGGCTTGTGCGCCGGTCTCGATCTTGAGCAGGCCGCACAGGGCGGAACGCTCATCCTGACGCGCAGTCAGTGCCGCAAGGATAGCCTTTTCATCGGCATCCTCCGCAAGACCGAGCGCCTTGGCAATTGCCTTGGACATCGGTGGATTTTCCTTTTCTTCAGGGGAGACACGGCTCAAAGCCGTCATGACCAGTGCAGGCCGGTTTACGAGGCCAGCACCGTTGAGGCGCAAAATCAGGCCATCAATCGTGTGATCGAAATCGGGAGACAGGAAACGGTATTCCTTGTCGACAATTGCCGCAGATGCCTTGGGCGTCCAATCGACCTTGCCCCAGACACCGCCGTCGCGCTCCTCGACAAGCACGATCCAGCCAGCAGCCGGGGCAGCAA
This window harbors:
- a CDS encoding GPW/gp25 family protein codes for the protein MRAGIDARTGKMLLGWNHCVQSIRKCLTTRLGSRVLRRHIGSVLRELQDGNADATTILAAYRAIADALNDPDGGEPGFSLQKIELLEYKRTGRFIFILTGVWFPRGHLGDWSVYETVNTSWPEAA
- a CDS encoding phage baseplate protein, translated to MSDADIIVREFRGIYKNIDDLNRRLVASQMTGRVAEIDGSRVRLELAAVGANGKPFLSPWVQVQEAAGATGTNMPVEIGNPMRLFSPNGEIGSQSLAIRDSHTDDAQNPAGTPKELTITYAGSAIRMTAEGLKLSHGGSSITLSEDTIHALSARLRHNEKNVGDSHNHGGIRRGGENTYEPNE
- a CDS encoding phage virion morphogenesis protein is translated as MSGIVTELVGYEEAILTLDGIENAPLGELNEGIGRLVQGQIRHRIEVEKTEPDGTPWVRNNQGTSILFASGALSRSIDYIADATTIMIGSGLVYARIHQLGGIIKPKNGSALKFWWVSGGFVNFAVVKQVEMPARPYLGMSVANQNEMVETTEDWLSRLVQR
- a CDS encoding gp436 family protein, which gives rise to MAYASRTNIEDLWGSEFIADLIREDVDAEVAIARAVEQASGEIDTHLSARYATPIPGTPQALVMPCVNIAVYYLAIRHTSLTTTIEDRYKQAVELLKRVADGKAGLGSDEPKVPTDDGLSSSGAAFYSGPRLFGRDRLP
- a CDS encoding capsid protein, yielding MNTTNRPFPVSPTLTAISIGYRNPAATLIYDRVLPEVDVLGDTFKWTEFPLGEAFTVPELEVGRTGQPGRIEFTGEERDSSVRNFGLDDPIPYSDIKEAEKARREKRSTIDPESMATEGLTNLLQLGREVRAAAVVQDPNNYDAARRLVLAGNQQFSDFANSDPYAVIDEGMDKTLVYRPNTITMGQPAWSKIKRHPKLIKAVKGGLTEDGAITKQQFADLFEIDIKNLLIGVAQVNLSRKGQQVNLSRVWGKTISLLYIDPTKKQADGSVITWGFTAANGKRIAGSIEDKDIGLEGGKRVRVGEKVRELVCAKSVGYLIQNAVA
- a CDS encoding phage protease, translated to MTKKTATAIFSLAAIAASKGKTPPEWVELFPAGPEIKARDGRNWTLQPQIVVEAFKLNDGPLAIDYEHGQAHLAPQGIAAPAAGWIVLVEERDGGVWGKVDWTPKASAAIVDKEYRFLSPDFDHTIDGLILRLNGAGLVNRPALVMTALSRVSPEEKENPPMSKAIAKALGLAEDADEKAILAALTARQDERSALCGLLKIETGAQAEAITAAVTKLQTETETALASVKSNTSVAEVAALKTDLDQTRTALAALQKKDADREIDAALDAEIAAGKITPASRDGYRAMCAEKGGLERFTALAATLPVICAPSDLDNRNVNTRTVEDDRDPVVIASLARKYQDDQAALGISVSISEAVRHVEETKTK